TTCACTGCTCGGACCGATCGCCGCGACGGTCGTGCGGCTGGCGGTGTCGCGCTCGCGGGAGTATCAGGCCGACGAGTCGGGCGCGATGCTGACCGGCGACCCGCTCGCCCTGGCGTCCGCGTTGCGCAAGATCTCCGGCGGCGTGCAGATGGCACCCCTGCCGCCCGAGCCGCAACTGGCCAACCAGGCTCACCTGATGATCGCCAACCCGTTCCGGGCCGGCGAGCGCATCGGGTCGATGTTCTCGACGCACCCGCCGATCGAGGACCGCATCCGCCGGCTGGAGCAGATGGCGCGAGGATAGCCGCCGGGAATAACTCTGTGCGGCAACCGGATTCGGACGATGAATCGATCGGTTGGCTTGGCTACGTCACCGCTGTCAGTCGCGCGAGCACAGTCCCGTCGGAGGCGACGAGGTCCAGCTCACCCGGGGATGTCGCCATGCGGCTGGTGCGCATAAGGGCTGACTGCACGGCCCTTTCCACCGCCATCACCTCAGGGCGACACATCATCTTGGTATAACCCAGATCGGAGAAACTGAGATCCGCTCCCGCCGAGACGTAGCGTCCAGTGAACTGATTGCAGCCCGTATCGCCGGTTGCTGTGCCATCGACTGAAAGTTGCAGCGTCGGTTGGACCGTCTCCGGCGTTGGCGCGCCCATGATCTCGACGAAGCGCCACGAGCTGCCGGCGATCGGAGACGTGACGGGCTCCTCGGGCAGCCTGGTCCAGGCCTCAGCGTGGGCCGACATATCAAGCGGCCGAACATATTGCGGCACGGTGGACGAATATGCCGATAAGGCGGTGGCTTCCGCGGGAGCGCAGTTGAATGCGGTCACCACCGCCGTTATCACCGCCGCGATCACAATCGCGCGAACCATGTAACGCCTCTCAATCTGCTGAATGCGGGCCGGCTTCCTGGTGGTAACGGTTCCGCATTGGGACCGAGTCCGAGAAGGGCCATTTGGACCGAAGCGGGAGAGACTTATGGCCTCGCCGCCGATGGTTCGCGTGCTGTTCCTTCTGCAACCATTGGTTTCGGCGTGCGGAAGTAGGGCCATTCGCCCCTTCTTCAACCCCGTTGATCGATGGCACTGTCAGCCCATGAGGCGGACGATGTGGGTTCTTTCGGCCGTTGGCCTGCTGCTTGTGGGAACCGCGTGCAGCAATCCAGGGCATCCGGCGGCTACGACGCCGAAGTCGACGACACCCGCCGCCGGCGCCGGCACTGTGCGGGTCTACTTCATGCGGTCGGAAAAGATCGCGACCGCCGGGCGCCAGCTGGCCGGCTCCAGTAAGGATCAAACAGTGCAAGCACTTCTTCTGGGGCCCAACGACTTCGAACGAAGCATCGGCATGTCGACCGACATTCCAGCCGGTACCAAGCTGCTCGGTCTTGACGTCAAGGACGGCACCGCGACCGCCAACCTGTCCGACAACTTTCAGCCGGGCGGCGCAGCCTTGCAGCCCACGCAACCCCGCGTCGCCGAAATCGTGTTCACTCTTACCCAATTTCAGGACGTGCGCCAGGTGACCATCACCCTCAACGGCAAACCCTTGGAAGGCGCGGCCGGACTCGAGCGCGGCGACCTGGAGGCCGTGACACCGAAGATCCTCGTCGAGTCTCCAGTTCCCGCCGCACCCGTAACCTCGCCGTTGACCGTCTCCGGAGCCGCCAACGTCTTCGAAGGAACGGTCTCCTACTCGCTGCAGGCTCCCGACGGCGCAGAGTTGGACCACGGTTTCACGACTGCGACGCAACAGCAGTGGAGCAACTGGTACGCCTTCAGCTTCACCACCAGCTACCCGTCGCAGCAACATGGTCCCGGCCACGTCGTCGTCTGGGAGACGAGCATGAAGGACGGATCGCGGGTCAATGTCTACGACGTGCCGGTGAACATGTGAGCCGAGCCGCAGTGCGGGCGGTTGCAGCGAAGCCTGCTATGACCGCTGATTCAACCCAAGGGACTACTGCCGCAACAGTTCCCAGCTGTCCTGCCTGACCCATTGCATCAAGAACTGCTAACGCTGGCCGGCAGGCTCGATCACCGACAAAGTGCCGTCGTTGAAGTTGGTGACATAGACGGTGTGTGTCCCTGGATCCACCGCGACGCCGTGCCCCAGCGATGCCCCGGTAAGAGGGCCGGTGACCGTGACCGCGCGGGTTGACCCGTCGATCACCGCCAGCGTGTCGTTGGCGTACTTGGGAACGTAGACGGTGTGGGTTCCCGGGTCCACAGCCAACCCGTCTGGGTCCTTGCCGATAGACACGGTTGCGACCACCGTGCGGGTCGACGGGTCGATCACCGAAACTCTGCCACTGCGCGACGGCGGCTGCGTATCGTTCGGCGCGGTCTCGGGGTCGACGGTAGCGACGTAGACGATGTGCGTGCCGGGGTCGACCGCAACGGCTTTGGGCCACCGAGCAACGGGCATCGTCGCGGTGACGGTGTGCGTCGACCCATCGATCAGCGACATGGTGTCGTCGCCGGAGTTGGTGGCGTAGACGACGTGGCTGCCCGGATCCACCGCCACCTCGCCCGCGAATTTGCCGACCGGCACGGTCGCCGTGACAGCGTGTGTCGACCCGTCGATGACAGACACCGCGCCGGCGCCGCCGTTGGGGTCCGAACTGCCAACGTAGGCGGTGTGGGTGCCCGGATCGACGGCAACTGAGGACGGGCCAGGTGCGACGGGCACGGTGGCGATCACCGTATTGCGACCGCCGTCGACCACCGACACGGTGTTGTCGGTGGAGTTGACGACGTAGACGGTGTGGCTGCCCGGATCCACCGCCACCGCGCCCGCGTGCTTGCCCACCGGCACCGTGGCGGTCACCGAGCGCTTCGACCCGTCGATCACGATGAGGGTGCCGTCGCCGCTGTCGGAGTCCAGGTTGCCGACATAGATGGTGTGGGTTGCCGGGTCCACCGCTACCCCGCCCGGGCCCTTGCCGACGGGAATGGTTGCGGCAACCTTGTATTGGGCTTGCCCGCTGGACGGTGTCGTCGAGGGAGAAGTCGCTTTCGACCCCTGACCGCCGGACGGGCCCCCGCATCCAGACAGGGATGCGGTCAACACGACGGCCCCGACGACCGCGAGCATGCCAGTTTGCACCGCGACGGGTACGGTCCGCCGGTGCTGCCGATTCGGGCTTGGCTTGCGTTGGTCCGCTGCCTTCATCTGGGTGCCTCCCTCTCTGGACCCGGTATTACCAGGAATGATTCCGTCCACTTCTCTGGCCCCTCAGCGAGCTTCGATCACCGACAGGGTTTCGTCGCTGTGGTTGGCGACGTAGACGGTGTGGGTCTGCGGATCCACCGCAACCCCTTCCGGGCTGCGGCCCACGTGCACGGTGGCGGTAACCGCGTGCGTCTTTCCGTCGATCACCGACACCGTGCCGTCGCCGCCGTTGGTGACGTAGACGGTGTGGGTGAGCGGATCCACCGCAACCCCTTCCGGGCTGCGGCCCACGTGCACGGTGGCGGTGACCGCGTGGGTGTTTCCGTCGATCACCGACACCGCGTCGTCGGCGAACTTTGCGACGTAGACCGTGTGCGTGTCCGAATCCACCGCAACACCGCGATTGACGTCGTTCCGGCCTGTTACGCGGCTGCCGACGTGCACGGTGGCGGTGACGGTGTGGGTCGACCCGTCGAGCACCGACAAGGTGTCGTCGAAACCGTTGACGACGTACACGTTGTGGGTGCCTGAATCCACCGCCAGGTGTACCGGATACTCGAGTGGCACGGTGGCGGTGACCGAGTGCGACGACCCGTCCAGCACGGACACAGTGTCATGGCCCGTGGCTGCGTAGACGGTGTGGGTGCCGGGATCCACTGCCACGCCGTTGAGTGCCCCGCCCACGGTGGCGGTGACGGTATGGGTCGAACCGTCTATCACCGACATCGGTTCGGTTGAAGTCGAGACGTAGACCGTGTGGGTGCCTGAATCCACCGCCACATCATTCGGCCACCGGCCGACCTGCACGGTGGCGGTGACCGTGTGCGTCTTCGCGTCGATCACCGACACCGTGTGGTCGCCGAAGTTGGCGACGTACACCGCGTGTATGACGGGGTCGACCGCCACCCGCGAGGTCCCACGGCCGACCGGCACGGTCGCGGTGACCCGGTAGGGGCTGTCATGTCGATGCAGTGACTTCACTAACGCGATAGCGCCGATGATCACCAGCACGCCCGCGACGGCCAGCAGCAGCAAAAGTCCGCGCTTACGAGTGCGGCTCGGCCGGTCGGTGCTCATCACATCATCGTCACTGTCTTCGCTGCGCGGCAACAGGACCGAAAGTCCTCTGTCGTCGGGACGGTTTGCCTGCTTCGTGAGCGCTGAACCGGTGGCGCTCAACGGCCGCGGGAAGCTGATCCTGCTCGGGCGCAACATGATTGGACCTACCGCGTGAAGCGGGACGCATCGCGCTCCGCTACTTCGGCTTGGTCGTGGAGATGTGTCCACCGCGGATTGCTCAGTAATCGACGATCGTTGAGAGCTGTGAGCTGCGTTTTCTGACGAGCACCCCTACCGAGAGCGCGGTGATCACAGCACCGGCGCACGCGGAGGCAAAGCCGGAGAACAAATAGGTGGTCGGGGTACCCATATCGTCTCCGTTGCCAACGGACAAGAACCCGAGATAGCAGCCCGCCAAACCCGTCAGGATCCAGGCCGTTCCCGCGATGACGCTGTACTTGGGGTGGGCTTCAGGTCTGGCCAGGCAGAGGATTCCCAAGATCAACGACACCACGCAGAGTGTCGGCGTCACCAGAAAGTAAGTGCGCCAGATGGTGTCGACCAACTCGGGGGCATTCGCCCGGCGGGTAGGCACGTTCGGTAGCAGGCCGGCGTGGAAATACCCGAAGACGAGCCCGAGTAAGAGCAGCGAAATCCCTTGGGCGACGGTAAGAACTGAGGCCTTCCCACCGCTTTCGGTTGCAGGGTCATGCGTTCCAGCGCTGGGCTCGTACACCCCGCCAGGTGGGACGAAGGCCCCCCAGTTGTGGCCGTCCCAGTATCGGGAGCCTGCCGCCCCGGC
This genomic stretch from Mycobacterium paragordonae harbors:
- a CDS encoding YncE family protein — its product is MKAADQRKPSPNRQHRRTVPVAVQTGMLAVVGAVVLTASLSGCGGPSGGQGSKATSPSTTPSSGQAQYKVAATIPVGKGPGGVAVDPATHTIYVGNLDSDSGDGTLIVIDGSKRSVTATVPVGKHAGAVAVDPGSHTVYVVNSTDNTVSVVDGGRNTVIATVPVAPGPSSVAVDPGTHTAYVGSSDPNGGAGAVSVIDGSTHAVTATVPVGKFAGEVAVDPGSHVVYATNSGDDTMSLIDGSTHTVTATMPVARWPKAVAVDPGTHIVYVATVDPETAPNDTQPPSRSGRVSVIDPSTRTVVATVSIGKDPDGLAVDPGTHTVYVPKYANDTLAVIDGSTRAVTVTGPLTGASLGHGVAVDPGTHTVYVTNFNDGTLSVIEPAGQR
- a CDS encoding YncE family protein, whose protein sequence is MSTDRPSRTRKRGLLLLLAVAGVLVIIGAIALVKSLHRHDSPYRVTATVPVGRGTSRVAVDPVIHAVYVANFGDHTVSVIDAKTHTVTATVQVGRWPNDVAVDSGTHTVYVSTSTEPMSVIDGSTHTVTATVGGALNGVAVDPGTHTVYAATGHDTVSVLDGSSHSVTATVPLEYPVHLAVDSGTHNVYVVNGFDDTLSVLDGSTHTVTATVHVGSRVTGRNDVNRGVAVDSDTHTVYVAKFADDAVSVIDGNTHAVTATVHVGRSPEGVAVDPLTHTVYVTNGGDGTVSVIDGKTHAVTATVHVGRSPEGVAVDPQTHTVYVANHSDETLSVIEAR
- a CDS encoding Gmad2 immunoglobulin-like domain-containing protein gives rise to the protein MASPPMVRVLFLLQPLVSACGSRAIRPFFNPVDRWHCQPMRRTMWVLSAVGLLLVGTACSNPGHPAATTPKSTTPAAGAGTVRVYFMRSEKIATAGRQLAGSSKDQTVQALLLGPNDFERSIGMSTDIPAGTKLLGLDVKDGTATANLSDNFQPGGAALQPTQPRVAEIVFTLTQFQDVRQVTITLNGKPLEGAAGLERGDLEAVTPKILVESPVPAAPVTSPLTVSGAANVFEGTVSYSLQAPDGAELDHGFTTATQQQWSNWYAFSFTTSYPSQQHGPGHVVVWETSMKDGSRVNVYDVPVNM
- a CDS encoding META domain-containing protein produces the protein MVRAIVIAAVITAVVTAFNCAPAEATALSAYSSTVPQYVRPLDMSAHAEAWTRLPEEPVTSPIAGSSWRFVEIMGAPTPETVQPTLQLSVDGTATGDTGCNQFTGRYVSAGADLSFSDLGYTKMMCRPEVMAVERAVQSALMRTSRMATSPGELDLVASDGTVLARLTAVT
- a CDS encoding DUF2510 domain-containing protein, with protein sequence MTSSLNPPGWYPDPAGAAGSRYWDGHNWGAFVPPGGVYEPSAGTHDPATESGGKASVLTVAQGISLLLLGLVFGYFHAGLLPNVPTRRANAPELVDTIWRTYFLVTPTLCVVSLILGILCLARPEAHPKYSVIAGTAWILTGLAGCYLGFLSVGNGDDMGTPTTYLFSGFASACAGAVITALSVGVLVRKRSSQLSTIVDY